In the genome of Caldisphaera lagunensis DSM 15908, the window CTAAGACAGCTCCCCAAGGTAAGAAAGCATTATTAAAGTCATTAAATGCCGAAATCATCGAATCTAATACAAGGGATGAAGCTTCTTTAATTGCTGAGGATTTATCAAGGAGCTGTTTTTATGTTTCCCATGCAAGGAATCCATTCTTTATTGAAGGGATGAAAAGTATTGCGAAAGAAATTGAGAAGATTAAACCTAGAGGTGTTATAATACCTTCCTCTAGCTTTTCTCTATTTTTAGGAACATATTATGGATTAAAGGAGATTGGTATAAATGCAAAAATGTTTGCAGTTCAAGGAATTGAAACTGCATCGCTAAAAGAATTTATTGATCCTATTTATGAATCAAAAGGAAAAGAATCTAAGCTTGCAGATGGTTTAGCATTAAAAAAGTCTCCAAGAGGAGAAGATGCAATAAAAGCGTTAAAAGAAAGTAATGGGGGATTAATAGTATTAGATGATGATGAAATAAAATTAGGATTGAAAAAACTTTGGCAAATGGGATATATGGTAGAGCCTACTTCAGCAACATCTTATATAGCATTAATTAGACTTATAGAGTTAAATTATGATGTAAATGATTATGTATTAATGCTAACTGGAAATGGATTAAAGTTTTATGATTTAATTGAAAAAATACTTTAATTTTTATTTTAAATTATTGTTTTTTAATACCTTTGAGCGAAAAGTCTATAAATGATAAATACAATAAGGACATTTAATATATTAATTTTATTAATTAATAATTAAATAAATTGAAAAAGTATATAGAAAAACCTTTAAACAAATTCTCTAATTATATATTGGTGATTCAATTGATAGATCCTGTTTGTGGTATGGAAGTTGATAAAAGCTCAAAATACAAAACATTGTATAAAGGACAAGTATATTATTTTTGCAGTGAAAATTGTTTAAATTCATTTAAAAAGGATCCAGAAAAGTATTTAAAGGAAGGCCCTAAAGGAATGCCTCATTAATTTTATTAAACAGCATATAACCAATAAATTATAGCTACCAAGGGATCATAATGAATAAAAACTATGAAGAAAATAAAGAAGAAAAGAAGGGGCTTAGAATAAACAAAGAACAACAAATAAAAGTAATTGGTATGCATTGTGCAACATGTGCAATAACTGTTTCAAATGCTATCAAAAAGGTTAATGGTGTTGAAAACGCAGAGGTTAATTTAGCAACTGGAGATGCAAAAATAACTGGTAATTTAAGATTAAAAGATGTTGTAAAAAACATAAGGAATTCAGGCTATGATGTTTTAACTCAGAAAATAGTTGGTAAGATAAACATAAACCCTGAAGAAATCACAAATCTTAAAAATTATTTAGAATCAATCGATGGTATAATAGAGGCAAACATTTCTGCAGATGGTCTCTTAAAAGTTGAATTTAATCCACTTTCTATATCAACAAATGATATCATATCATTAATAAATCAAAAAGGTTATAAAATTAATTTAATTGAAAAAGAAATAAAAATTGAAGAATTGGAAAGAAAAGAATTTCATACCATGCTTTCAAGGCTTTTTGTTGCAGTTATTTTCTCTGCAATTTCTTTATTTTTTGAATTCACAGGTTTAAACCTATATGCATTGATAGCATCACTACCTGTTTATTTTTATTCTGGATACACTTATCATAAAGGTTTTATCAGGGCAACAAAAAATAAAAGTGGTAATATGGATACTCTCGTTTCACTATCATCAAGTATTGCATTCTTTTACAGCATTTATGCTTTAATATCAGGTTTACCTATAATAATTGATGTAACAGTTTTACTAATAACATTTGTTTTAATTGGAAAAACGCTTGAATCGTACTTTAAATATAAGCTTTCAATGTCAGTAAAAAGTAGTGTAAATACAAAAGTAAAGAAGATCATTAATAATAAGGAAGTAATTGTTGATGTATCTGAGGTAAATGTTGGTGATACAATAATTTTAAAAAGCGGAGATCAGGTACCTGTTGATGGAATAATTGATGAAGGGATTGTTGAAGTAAATGAATCTGTTTTAACAGGAGAGCCTATACCAGTTAAGAAAGGTAAAGGCCTACCTTTATTTTCAGGATCAACAATTGTTAATGGCTATGCAAAGCTATATGTTACAAGGTCAGGAGAAAATTCTTATATAAAT includes:
- a CDS encoding pyridoxal-phosphate dependent enzyme yields the protein MWKLFCKKCGFEGEEDKYYPFCPVCKSSLYIKGEKPKFNSILGEGNTPSVKENINGYEVYFKMEYLNPTGSFKDRGVSYSLQLASSLKYKCAVEDSSGNTGISTAAYSSRLGLKSKIVIPKTAPQGKKALLKSLNAEIIESNTRDEASLIAEDLSRSCFYVSHARNPFFIEGMKSIAKEIEKIKPRGVIIPSSSFSLFLGTYYGLKEIGINAKMFAVQGIETASLKEFIDPIYESKGKESKLADGLALKKSPRGEDAIKALKESNGGLIVLDDDEIKLGLKKLWQMGYMVEPTSATSYIALIRLIELNYDVNDYVLMLTGNGLKFYDLIEKIL
- a CDS encoding YHS domain-containing protein; this translates as MIDPVCGMEVDKSSKYKTLYKGQVYYFCSENCLNSFKKDPEKYLKEGPKGMPH